In Kitasatospora gansuensis, a genomic segment contains:
- a CDS encoding nuclear transport factor 2 family protein: MTIPLDKLSDPAVRALLAALNANDRAAFQAALTADATLSDDGSERNLTDWTEREIFSSRGHIEVQTEKDDGRTVIANYRNDTWGEMRTAWRFDVQDGRVSRIETGQA; the protein is encoded by the coding sequence ATGACCATCCCGCTCGACAAGCTCTCCGACCCGGCCGTGCGCGCCCTGCTCGCCGCCCTCAACGCCAATGACCGCGCCGCCTTCCAGGCCGCACTCACCGCGGACGCCACCCTGTCCGACGACGGGTCGGAGCGGAACCTCACCGACTGGACCGAACGGGAGATCTTCTCCTCGCGCGGTCACATCGAGGTGCAGACCGAGAAGGACGACGGCCGCACGGTGATCGCCAACTACCGCAACGACACCTGGGGCGAGATGCGCACCGCCTGGCGGTTCGACGTCCAGGACGGCCGGGTCAGCCGTATCGAGACCGGCCAGGCCTGA
- a CDS encoding serine hydrolase domain-containing protein: MVEIWGEAAEGFEPVREAFARNFRDHGELGAAFALYLDGRKVVDIWAGDARPEVGGRPDPAVPWTADTAQVLRSVTKGLTAATALHLAGQGRLDLDAPVASYWPEFKAAGKERIPVRWLLSHQAGLPALDVPLRVEDVISWEPAVAAVAAQTPFWEPGRAHGYHPYTFGWLVGEVVRRAAGRSVGHYFAEEIAQPLGLDLWIGLPTGAAPRVGRLVDLPAPEAALNGPNGLRLRPRQSVVDAYQNPASLTARSFAAVRPKVDLNDPAVQAAEIPGAGGIGTARSVARFYAALIGAADRHGGAPGELLPAVFGPGLLAEAMGPAVSGPDRVLIINTAFGLGFFRHGPSSPMASPASFGHPGRGGSLGFADPELGIGFGYVTNGMQPGVTGDIRSRTLIAAVKQCLSKG; encoded by the coding sequence GTGGTGGAGATCTGGGGCGAGGCGGCGGAGGGCTTCGAGCCGGTACGGGAAGCCTTCGCGCGCAACTTCCGCGACCACGGCGAGCTCGGCGCGGCGTTCGCGCTCTACCTGGACGGCCGCAAGGTGGTCGACATCTGGGCCGGCGACGCCCGGCCCGAGGTGGGCGGCCGCCCCGACCCGGCGGTCCCCTGGACGGCCGACACCGCACAGGTGCTCCGCTCGGTCACCAAGGGCCTGACCGCCGCCACCGCACTGCACCTGGCCGGGCAGGGACGGCTCGACCTGGACGCACCGGTGGCCTCGTACTGGCCCGAGTTCAAGGCCGCGGGCAAGGAGCGGATCCCGGTCCGCTGGCTGCTCTCGCACCAGGCCGGGCTGCCCGCGCTGGACGTGCCGCTGCGGGTCGAGGACGTGATCTCCTGGGAACCCGCGGTGGCGGCGGTGGCCGCGCAGACGCCGTTCTGGGAACCGGGCCGGGCGCACGGGTACCACCCGTACACCTTCGGCTGGCTGGTCGGCGAGGTGGTCCGGCGGGCCGCCGGGCGCAGCGTCGGCCACTACTTCGCCGAGGAGATCGCCCAGCCGCTCGGGCTCGACCTCTGGATCGGCCTGCCCACCGGAGCCGCCCCCAGGGTCGGCCGGCTGGTCGACCTGCCCGCCCCCGAGGCAGCCCTGAACGGCCCGAACGGCCTACGGCTGCGCCCCCGCCAGTCGGTGGTGGACGCCTACCAGAACCCCGCCTCGCTGACGGCCCGTTCGTTCGCCGCGGTGCGGCCGAAGGTCGACCTGAACGACCCGGCCGTGCAGGCCGCCGAGATCCCCGGCGCGGGCGGGATCGGCACCGCCCGTTCGGTGGCCCGCTTCTACGCGGCCCTGATCGGCGCGGCCGACCGGCACGGCGGGGCGCCCGGTGAACTGCTCCCGGCGGTGTTCGGCCCCGGCCTGCTCGCCGAGGCGATGGGCCCGGCGGTCAGCGGCCCCGACCGGGTGCTGATCATCAACACCGCCTTCGGCCTCGGCTTCTTCCGCCACGGCCCCAGCTCCCCGATGGCCTCCCCGGCCTCCTTCGGCCACCCCGGCCGAGGCGGCTCCCTCGGCTTCGCCGACCCCGAGCTGGGGATCGGCTTCGGCTACGTCACCAACGGGATGCAGCCCGGTGTGACCGGGGACATTCGGTCGCGTACGTTGATCGCCGCCGTCAAGCAGTGCCTCAGCAAGGGCTGA
- a CDS encoding DUF6325 family protein — translation MGPAELLVLTFPQETITVEAVKALARLRAAGNVRVIDSLVVTRHADGEATYGELADFEHLQGVLPDDLEELALIGPEDAQEAAELLEPGNVALLVLIEHLWAEAAAEALREIGGRIATGVRIPPEHIEEAVRAAEARVAAGQ, via the coding sequence ATGGGGCCGGCCGAACTGCTCGTCCTGACGTTCCCGCAGGAGACCATCACCGTCGAGGCAGTCAAGGCCCTGGCCCGGCTGCGCGCCGCGGGCAACGTCCGGGTGATCGACTCACTGGTCGTCACCCGGCACGCCGACGGCGAGGCCACCTACGGCGAACTCGCGGACTTCGAGCACCTCCAGGGCGTGCTGCCGGACGACCTCGAGGAGCTGGCGCTGATCGGCCCCGAGGACGCCCAGGAGGCCGCGGAGCTGCTGGAGCCTGGCAACGTCGCCCTGCTGGTGCTGATCGAGCACCTGTGGGCCGAGGCCGCCGCCGAGGCGCTGCGCGAGATCGGCGGCCGGATCGCCACCGGCGTACGGATCCCGCCGGAGCACATCGAAGAGGCCGTGCGGGCCGCCGAGGCCCGCGTCGCGGCCGGACAGTAG
- a CDS encoding helix-turn-helix domain-containing protein: MHPTLTTPPQPIPHRHPAGLLAPSEHELLLLLADGLPLDSIARRLGTSSRTLRRRIRALCDRIGVRTPLQAAVWAARRGLI; the protein is encoded by the coding sequence ATGCACCCCACCCTCACCACTCCCCCGCAGCCGATACCGCACCGCCACCCCGCCGGCCTGCTCGCCCCGTCCGAGCACGAGCTGCTGCTCCTCCTCGCGGACGGCCTCCCCCTGGACTCGATCGCCCGCCGCCTGGGCACCTCCAGCCGGACCCTGCGCCGCCGCATCCGCGCCCTCTGCGACCGGATCGGGGTCCGCACGCCGCTCCAGGCCGCGGTCTGGGCCGCCCGCCGCGGCCTGATCTGA
- a CDS encoding LacI family DNA-binding transcriptional regulator, whose translation MEHRMVTLAQVARHAGVSPSTVSYVISGKRSISQDTRLRVERSIAELGYHPHAGARALASNRSHVIALVVPLRTDMFVPVMMEIAIAVTTTARRYAHDVLLLTSEEGPSAIKRIANSGLADAMILMDVELEDERIPLLRQTGTAAALIGLPADPAGLTCVDLDFEATGRLAADHLADLGHREVALIGPAESVYRRHTGFAERTLAGFRQQAGERGLRFLHRPCGDGHEAASGTLSRIFEERPGITGLVVQNEAALPHLLGQLRQSGRAVPEDVSVVAICPDDVALHSAPRLTSVSVPAKEMGQRAVELVMALAAGHPAEELTLLTPALTIRESSGPGPR comes from the coding sequence ATGGAGCACCGCATGGTCACGCTCGCCCAGGTCGCCCGGCACGCCGGGGTGTCACCGAGCACGGTCAGCTACGTGATCAGCGGCAAGCGCTCGATCTCGCAGGACACCCGGCTGCGGGTCGAGCGCAGCATCGCCGAACTCGGCTACCACCCGCACGCCGGGGCCCGCGCGCTGGCCAGCAACCGTTCGCACGTGATCGCCCTGGTGGTGCCGCTGCGCACCGACATGTTCGTCCCGGTGATGATGGAGATCGCCATCGCGGTCACCACCACCGCCCGCCGGTACGCGCACGACGTGCTGCTGCTGACCAGCGAGGAGGGGCCCTCGGCGATCAAGCGGATCGCCAACAGCGGGCTGGCCGACGCGATGATCCTGATGGACGTCGAGCTGGAGGACGAGCGCATCCCGCTGCTCCGGCAGACCGGCACCGCCGCCGCGCTGATCGGCCTGCCCGCCGACCCGGCCGGACTCACCTGCGTGGACCTGGACTTCGAGGCCACCGGACGCCTCGCCGCCGACCACCTGGCCGACCTCGGGCACCGCGAGGTGGCACTGATCGGCCCGGCCGAGTCGGTCTACCGGCGCCACACCGGCTTCGCCGAACGCACCCTGGCCGGCTTCCGGCAGCAGGCCGGGGAGCGCGGGCTGCGCTTCCTGCACCGCCCGTGCGGCGACGGCCACGAGGCGGCCAGCGGCACGCTGTCCCGGATCTTCGAGGAACGCCCCGGGATCACCGGCCTGGTGGTGCAGAACGAGGCCGCCCTGCCCCATCTGCTCGGCCAGCTCCGGCAGTCCGGCCGGGCGGTGCCCGAGGACGTCTCGGTGGTGGCGATCTGCCCCGACGACGTCGCCCTGCACTCCGCCCCCCGGCTGACCTCCGTCTCGGTCCCCGCCAAGGAGATGGGCCAACGCGCGGTCGAGCTGGTGATGGCCCTCGCGGCCGGCCACCCGGCCGAGGAACTCACCCTGCTCACCCCGGCCCTGACGATCCGGGAGAGCAGCGGTCCCGGTCCCCGCTGA
- a CDS encoding SHOCT domain-containing protein, with product MFRPMRPIRPMRVVRPVGAPLVRGLVVGGAAYAAGRSAARSAQNEQDQNAAIADLQAQQAPPPAYQPPPAAAQPDLTSRLTELGQMVQQGLLTPEEFATAKARLLAG from the coding sequence GTGTTCCGACCCATGCGCCCGATCAGGCCGATGCGCGTCGTCCGTCCGGTGGGAGCCCCGCTGGTGCGGGGCCTGGTGGTCGGCGGCGCCGCGTACGCCGCCGGGCGGAGCGCCGCCCGCTCGGCCCAGAACGAGCAGGACCAGAACGCCGCCATCGCCGACCTGCAGGCCCAGCAAGCGCCACCGCCCGCCTACCAGCCGCCCCCGGCGGCCGCGCAGCCCGATCTGACCTCCAGGCTCACCGAGTTGGGGCAGATGGTCCAGCAGGGCCTGCTCACTCCCGAGGAGTTCGCCACCGCGAAGGCCCGGCTGCTGGCGGGATGA